From a region of the Pseudoclavibacter endophyticus genome:
- the sepH gene encoding septation protein SepH codes for MQELRFIAADDAALIVSDEAGEQYRVIVDDALRDALRPRPHVRAEAPRVAPREIQQLIRSGRTVDEVIELTGAERSDVERFEGPVRAERAHIVNQARLVRVRVQPDADPLDPDAATFGSVIDDRLEALGAASIEWDAWKDPEEGWRIGLEFAVEGISRDALWAYDPRARALSPRNPAAVTLSQQGELSSLQAPRLRAVEPELPDFAGSLHEPGETQPTDPASQAASSGPEARNGESPVPSRASDPRGAGWVGAAVADIGQQRTDSPRDETADLLEQLRRRRGERTHQPFEEFDDETGDPLDAAHGELGDGVEPDGGELRPAAPSTVTSLSSVRERSNRTREGTSTMGLDDTGAEADETPGTEGSGPDEAVAPPTGAGRVRAVDVPLDGFETSDDSPRHSSRTALVGRGTTGPVSRKRGRASLPSWDEIVFGTRSDD; via the coding sequence ATGCAGGAACTCAGGTTTATCGCAGCCGACGACGCTGCGCTCATCGTGTCTGACGAAGCCGGCGAGCAGTACCGCGTCATCGTCGATGACGCGCTTCGCGACGCGCTGCGGCCGAGGCCGCACGTGCGCGCCGAGGCGCCAAGGGTCGCTCCGCGCGAGATTCAGCAGCTCATCCGATCCGGCCGCACGGTCGACGAGGTCATCGAGCTGACGGGAGCCGAGCGCTCCGACGTCGAACGCTTCGAGGGACCGGTCCGCGCCGAGCGCGCGCATATCGTCAACCAGGCCCGCCTCGTCAGGGTGCGCGTGCAGCCCGACGCCGACCCGCTCGACCCTGACGCGGCGACCTTCGGTTCGGTCATCGATGACCGCCTGGAGGCGCTCGGCGCCGCATCCATCGAGTGGGATGCGTGGAAGGACCCGGAAGAGGGCTGGCGCATCGGTCTCGAATTCGCCGTTGAGGGCATCAGCCGGGACGCCCTGTGGGCCTACGATCCGCGAGCCCGCGCCCTGTCGCCGCGGAACCCCGCCGCAGTGACGCTCTCGCAGCAGGGCGAGCTGTCATCGCTGCAGGCGCCGCGGCTGCGGGCCGTCGAGCCGGAGCTCCCCGACTTCGCGGGATCGCTCCACGAACCGGGCGAAACGCAGCCGACCGATCCCGCGAGCCAGGCGGCGTCGTCGGGCCCCGAGGCTCGCAACGGCGAGAGCCCAGTGCCGTCTCGGGCATCAGACCCGCGTGGGGCCGGATGGGTCGGGGCTGCCGTCGCGGACATCGGCCAGCAGCGTACCGATTCGCCGCGCGACGAGACGGCGGATCTGCTCGAGCAGCTACGGCGCCGCCGAGGTGAGCGAACGCACCAGCCCTTCGAGGAGTTCGACGACGAGACCGGCGATCCTCTCGACGCGGCGCACGGCGAACTGGGCGATGGCGTTGAGCCGGACGGCGGCGAACTCCGCCCCGCTGCGCCGTCGACCGTGACATCCCTCTCTTCCGTACGGGAACGCTCGAACCGCACCCGCGAAGGCACGTCGACCATGGGCCTGGACGACACCGGGGCGGAAGCCGACGAGACACCGGGCACGGAAGGCTCCGGCCCGGACGAGGCGGTGGCGCCTCCGACCGGTGCCGGCCGGGTCCGCGCCGTCGACGTGCCGCTGGATGGGTTCGAGACCTCGGACGACAGCCCGCGTCACTCGTCCCGCACGGCGCTCGTCGGCCGCGGCACGACTGGCCCGGTGTCGCGGAAGCGCGGACGCGCCTCGCTGCCGAGCTGGGACGAGATCGTCTTCGGCACTCGCAGCGACGACTGA
- a CDS encoding DUF4193 domain-containing protein — translation MATDYDAPRKTDDEADSIEALKERVPDRMSGSVDAEDADNPGSFDLSAADLADVELETVVIPVQEDEFTCVSCFLAQHRSQLAEKTADGPICRDCAGL, via the coding sequence ATGGCAACGGACTACGACGCACCGCGCAAGACCGACGACGAGGCGGATTCGATCGAGGCCCTGAAGGAGCGCGTTCCCGACCGTATGTCGGGCAGCGTCGATGCCGAAGATGCCGACAACCCGGGCTCATTCGACCTGTCGGCGGCCGACCTCGCCGACGTCGAACTCGAGACGGTCGTCATCCCGGTCCAGGAGGACGAGTTCACGTGCGTGAGCTGTTTCCTGGCCCAGCATCGTTCGCAGCTCGCCGAGAAGACCGCCGACGGCCCCAT